TTGCTGTAGTGTGGGTGACGTGtgacacattcacactgctATGTCCCTGGATTACCACGGTTCCCccagtaaattattttttactttattacCAACCTCCTCTGATAATACTACTGGAGAGAGGTATAGTTCTAAATATTTCAAATGTAAGCTGTTAAATAAATACTTTTAATAGTTATAAGGTCTTTaaatctgatggttttgactgttttctactgttaaagtgaagaagaaaaataaatccatagtaaatttcacatttaaatgttatttatttcagtTGGGAAAAATAATGGGAAAAAATTACGTAGTCAAAAAAATGAGGCTATTACATTACATAATGAGCTTTAACCCAACATCGGTATCAAAAAAATTACCAGTACAGAAATTTTCAAGTGATATCCATCCTTAATACACTGTGACCCAAACCtcaaaaatatgaatattattCCTAAGAAATGAGTGTGGTATATTCCATATAGCTGTGTAGACCCTCAGCGACACAACTGGTCTCTTCTTTgaatattacatttatatattacatccttgattgacaaaatgataatacTTTACTTTATAATACTGAACCGATCCTCTACATTTTAGACAAATTGAATGATGAAAGTCAggtggtgatttttttttttcttccaaaagtggatatgtagcattttggcAATTACACTTTCCATTgcagttttttattattactaatcATACTTACCTGTGTGAGATCTCTTATGATAGGACAGCATGTACCTGTGAGTGAACCTGGCATCACACTGGTCACAAGCAAACAGCTTCTCTCCTGTGTGAGTCCTAAATattggaaaaaacagaaaacagtgaaGGGGAATGGAACTGAATTTCAGACCCTCATCTATATGCCATGAGTATGTATAAGTGAACATTCACCTGTCATAGCCACAAATAAGGGAGCAGTGTTTGTCCTCCGTAATCTGTCACCCACTGTACACTTCTACTGAGAATCAACTCAATAATATTAATCTAAgtagacaaataaaaaaaaggcagacTGTTACATTACCAAAAATGATTTTCTGGGTATATGTGCACATTTTGTAGTCTAGAATTGGTGGCTTTGCTATAAAATAAAACttgtggagggaggaaaagctCAAATTAACATTCACACTCAGAAATGTCTCCTATTCATTACCAATGCAGCACCTTCAGGctgttgatgacatcacagattcaaGCCTtggctctctggtttctggctctGGGAAAAAATGATTTCTGTTCACAACTGATGATTGGACTGACATGGATCATAGGTGGTCCATCACCAGCTGCAAGCGCAAGTAGCATGCTTCAGCTTTAAGACTAATCCACCAAGGCTTGCACCCTTAAGCACCCCTGGAGCATTTTTTAATTGGAGCATTTCcttgagcattttttttttccaaggatATATTTATTGGCATTTTAGTTTAAAATGACAAAACGAAGCAACATAATACAAGTGAAGAAAGGAaaaatgtgtggaaaaaaagaaagcatttaaatgataaaacaataataattctCTAATCTGATGTGCAATTCTAGGATGGGATACCTTCTCCCTTGCCAGCAATGCATACATCTTCCAGCAATGATATAGCAGCCATTCTGAATGGCCAAATCTCTTGGCGTTAAGTCTTTACAGCATCTTTCAAAGGATCTTATACACATTACAATAATTAAGGGCAGTTGGTGTTGTGAAGTGTTACTGAATTGGCTGCAATCTTGATTTACATGGCCTCACCTACAAATAACTATtatgatttggtcattttgataTAGCACATGCTCTTCCCTGCACAATCttttagtgaatctgggcctAAGTGTCTTGGTcaaggaggggagagtgttgcTCGTTCCCTCACTTCTCCCAAACGTCTTGGCTACTGTTGCCCCAGTTTTAGTTTCATTTGATCAGAGTTTAGTTTTATCATCAGAGTACAGTATAGCTCAGTACCTGTGGTGTTTCTTGAGGGCAGAGTTCTGGGTAAACTTGGCCCCACAGTCGGTGCACTCAAAGGGCTTGATACCCGTGTGTGTTCTCTCATGCAGCAACAGGGCAGCTTTGGAGCTGAGTGTCTTTCCACAGTCCGGACACACATGTCGCATTCTGCCACCTTCATGTACCTGGGCAGCAGCAGGGATGTGATTATGGGACGATGCCCAACTCAGGAAATAACGAGAAACATACTTTTTTACAAAGAACgatttggggttaaatatttaggAAAGGATAGGATAGGAAGTTCATAACAGTTTTGTCAGATGgtatgtcaaatctttgatgctcaatatccAGAACTGCACACAGGAAAGGGGTCCaaaaatgcaagatacatcgccaatagctggatttttcctttaatcctCACCTGCCGTTGGTGGTGGACAACATCCTTCTTGCGTTTGAAGGTCTTGTTGCAGACTTGGCAGGCGAAGAGCCTCTCATCGTTGTGGACGTGCTTCTCGTGGATCTTCAGGTTGTCATGGTTAGCAAAGGTCTGCTGGCAGGTGTCACAGCAATAAGTGACTTCTGCTTTCACTTCATGGTACGTACTGGTGGAGAGAGCAGTGACAGGTTGCAGAATTAACAGAAGCCAAACACATTTATGATCATGGAACATACCCCTTATAGATACAACTATTTAGCAATTACTAGCAATTTTTGACCATCTAAATCCTGGGCATATTGACACATAtattcttgaagagtttgagtTGTAGATGGCGAATAAGGCTTTGAGAAACTTCTTAACCCATCATAATTCAAAACACATGTCTATTTTGCACCAGtgtttacaaacattacaaatgtaagCACATGTTTAACGATCTCAAATTAGACAATACATTtcaggatgaaaaaaaacaacattcagtTCCAGTTAGGGAACATAATTCATATATTCATCAATCAAACGGAACACATGGAACAGGATTATGTCCCACCTGATGTGCTTCAAGTAGCTTCTCTCATAGTGGAAGGTGCGCTGGCACTTCCCACACTGGAACTGGGCCTTGGATGTTCTTTTTAATGTCCTCTGGGActccccctccttcttctcctcctccagagacAAGTACAAGGGGTCGTTAGGGTCGTCGCTCGGcacgtcctcctcctcctcctcctcctcctcctccccctcatcatCAGAGGCTGGCATTTCCAACAAAATCTCTTCTCCCttctcagcctgtctctctggcCAAGTCTTAGGTTGAGCTCCATTCtgactctcctctgtctcttcattGGTGTTTGCGTGGAATTTACCACCTGTCAGCCTAACGCTCAGCcgtctgcctcctccctcttcagGCTTGGCTTCTTCTTTATCCATGGCTGAGTCTTTTGCCTTCAACCTTTTTGAGcggtcttcttctctctctgagctCTTTGGAGAGCGCAGCCGCTTCAGAAATACTCTTTTAGGCTGTTTCTTCCCTCTGGTCCTTGGTGCTGTCTCTGCACCATCCAAGTCAGCCATTTCTGCATCTTGTGATAATGAAGATGTAACCTTTGTAGGTTCTTGTGAGTCTCCAGCACACAAGGCCTCACCACAAACCTCTGAAAGATCCTTGCAGTCCAGAAGTAGCGCCGCTTCTCGGATGTCATCAATCTTGTCTCTGGTGACTTCCACTTTACCGGTGTACACAAATTCCAAAAACTTGGAGAAATCGGTGGTGTGCATATTTGAGAGTAATAATTTATCAGGAGCAGCATCCTGGGACAGGAGAATACTCTTGAAGTAGCCACTGGATGCTGCGAGCATCACCTGGTGAGCCTGAAACTCCTCCACGTCTCCCTGGTAGTCTACCTGCACCGTAACGTCACTCAGCTGACCTCGCAGCCGCAGCTGATGCAGAGAACCCAGGATGTTTTCATGGTGGGTCTTAGAGGCGAGCTGCACCACTCTGTCACCCATGATTCATTGGTGCtgctgagaaaaacaacaatatgtATGGGAGGCCTGGTTTAGCCatcatgtgcatgtgtctattacactttctctgtcttatgtgcgcgcgcacacacacaaacacacacacacacacacacacaaacaaacacacacaaggctaactaactgccttgctcaacggcacAAGAGGCAGCTAATGTtctaatgttttaatgtttggaAACTGTTCTCACCTAAATTAGGTGCACCTGCAAAACCACAAATGAGGGCAATATAGAGACATGGTAAACAAATCACCAGGAGCATCTACATCCACTGACTTTGATGCTGATCCATATGATGCGATTTTTggtgctaacgttagcttcagACACAACAGCTAGCAAGCTAGGTTAGCTAACACTGTTAGCCCACAATAAACAATACGCTATTCTGTGAAACTTAAACAACCACGACCAACTTTTACTCTTACCGTAAGCTCGGTAAAACTGCAGCCCTTCACAAAACACGGTCTAGAGCTGAAAGTATTTCCTGTAGAAATTGCTCCCGAAAACGAGATTCGTCTCTTTCTGTAACGACATCCGGTTCCGTGGTGGCTGATTTGAGATCAGTACTTCATTTATAGCGGTCCCATTTACAAGCCTTGTATCACTAATAAAAACGCCCCTGGATCAGTTTATGGACTAAACCCGCATAACCCACACATAAGAGATAAACTACAGAGCCTGTTATTGTCACAAAATAACCTCGACAGGGTGAACCCATAGGGTGAACCAAGAACCAAGGTACTGATCTTACTGAAGGTGCTGGTTCTGCAATAACCGTCTCTCTGTATCGAGCATCCATGCAATATGAGGCTACACCGTTgtagaactgtaaccatagcaacgtaAACAAATCCGGAAGACTAGACTACTGCCGTTCAACCAGCAATCAAAAGTCTCAAGCTCCCCGGATAAATTAAAAGTAGCATTATAAACATCGGTTTTTGCAGTTATCAGGGAGTAACATCTTTTTGGCACAAGTTGTCGCTAGTTAATTtaattagaaatcaacaaaatcaacCGGACTTCTAGCCTGGAAATGAGCTCAGTTCGCAAACACGCAGACATTTTTCATTGCAGATCTGCTGCCATGCTCCAttcgccttttttttttttatgcaagtATAGGCTATCTTCTGTCTGAGGAACATGTGCTAATTTGTCAAAAcaaaattcaatcaattcagccAATCAATAAAATCGTTATTCGTTGCGCTACTTACGGGGGAAAGTAATGACATTACTGATTCTTACACAACATTGATCTCTCTAAAATCCAATGTATAATGTGTTCAGTGTACATTACTTTCTCGTGTCCACGTGGCACCACCGCACAGAGgacaaaacatgataaaagcTTGATTGTTTTGCAACTTGGCCTATAGGCTATCCTCAGCATCcaaattacatttactgtatgttgctTACTCTGTAAACACCAAATATGATGGAAACTGAGTCAATTTACAGATGTGATTAGTTAGCATCAAAATCCTAATTCCATTACCTGCATTTTCTTGTCAAATGCGGCCCATCTGAAATGGGTTCACTTCTGCCAAGACACCACCAGCCTACTAATTTAAGTAGCCTAAGTGAATTTCactaatctaatttaatttaacaaCATTTCCCAAATTCAAGGGTtattaaactttaaactttttCAGTAGTAAGTAGTAGTCTTGTTCTGAGTGCCAGCCTCATTAAATGTTCAAGTATTCTAGCCAATAGTTAAGAAACAGCCTTATAGTTGTATGGGAATGGTTTCAAAAAAATATGCCAAAATGCTGAAGGATTTAAGCTACTCCATTCAGATGCAGGCCAACATAAATCATCAACACAGTTTCAGTACGTATGCTGTCATTCCAGAGGTGTATGGAAAGCTACTTGAGGATTCACTGgggtgctgttctgcagctgccaagggttttttttttcttccagaggAAATCCATATACCTTACATTTGTCTTAATGAATTCTGCAAGCTAGCAATCTGCTCTGTTCCGGTGACTCATGCTGCTCTCTGGACCAGAGGCTGTGCAGTTTTCAGCTCTGACCTGGAACACTGTGTTCACCTGTCTCCTACTACAGTACCCCTctgcccaacacacacacacacacacacacacacacacacagagagataaaaCAGAGCAACTTGTGAATGAAAGTGGAAATTTTCATTCACTATTGTGAGCCAGACCAAAGTTCAGTCACCCTACATATCAAGCTTCTTCCAGAAGGAACAACAGTGGACCTTTGATTTGATCTGTATGCTTGTGCGAATGGACAATAATAAAGATATTATAACCCAGCTGATGCTTCTACTGTGCTGCTGTTGACCTCACCTCTCAAACAGTGACATTATCATACATAATGAATCGCCATTTGctccatttatttttattgtatatgATCTAACAGTTGTGTGACATGCATGCCGGATTCCATATATTACAAAATACTTATTATATGAAGCTAATACTAATTACATTAAGCTTTCGAGATTGTACACCTGGCGGCTTAAAAAATGTGCCGAAAGCTCAACAGATTCTTGGGACTTTCAATGAATACAATGATGTTGCAAGAGAGTGATAAATACTAATCAAGGTTGATTCACAATGAAGTATTTGATTTTTGCCAGAATGACAAAACATCACACAGTCAAAAGACACATTCAGGCATTATTAGCGTCAAACAACTACACTCAGAGCCACCACCAGgtacaagacacaaaataactTGACAAGAAGAAGTGAAATGGGTTTTAAATCCCCTACACAAATGAATCCTCTACACAGTGTCTTCAGCTGAAGCTCCCTCAGCCTCCTCAATACTTGTGTCTTCTGCTGTTATTTGCTGTCCATCACTTGAGACAGCAGCTGTCTGTTCTGTGCCACAATGCTTCTCAAGGACAATCActgtctgaatatcaggctccAAAATGTCCGTCTCAGGAGCAACCTCAGTCTCTGAAACTGGAGCCAAAATGGTCTGTGAAACAGCAGCTTCCAGGACAGATGACGTTGACACAGTGGCCGTCTCTGAAACTGAGGCCAACGTGGCTTCGGAGACGGGAACAGTGAGGGAGAtgggtacagagagagaggaggaggctgcggAGGACATGGGGATAGAGTGAGCCATGGAGACGGGCAGGGAGAAGGGGACGGAAATGGCCGAACCATCTATGGAAATGACGCTGGCTCCTGTGCTGTCGGTGGTGACGATGGGCTGGATCTGGGTCCCCGGCGGCACCTCGGTGTGGATGACGGTGATCCCGCCCAGAGCGCCGTGACTGACCAGGGCAATGGTGCCGTGACCGGTCCAGTcggctgacagactgactggctCA
This genomic stretch from Centroberyx gerrardi isolate f3 chromosome 18, fCenGer3.hap1.cur.20231027, whole genome shotgun sequence harbors:
- the LOC144542734 gene encoding GDNF-inducible zinc finger protein 1-like — protein: MGDRVVQLASKTHHENILGSLHQLRLRGQLSDVTVQVDYQGDVEEFQAHQVMLAASSGYFKSILLSQDAAPDKLLLSNMHTTDFSKFLEFVYTGKVEVTRDKIDDIREAALLLDCKDLSEVCGEALCAGDSQEPTKVTSSLSQDAEMADLDGAETAPRTRGKKQPKRVFLKRLRSPKSSEREEDRSKRLKAKDSAMDKEEAKPEEGGGRRLSVRLTGGKFHANTNEETEESQNGAQPKTWPERQAEKGEEILLEMPASDDEGEEEEEEEEEDVPSDDPNDPLYLSLEEEKKEGESQRTLKRTSKAQFQCGKCQRTFHYERSYLKHISTYHEVKAEVTYCCDTCQQTFANHDNLKIHEKHVHNDERLFACQVCNKTFKRKKDVVHHQRQVHEGGRMRHVCPDCGKTLSSKAALLLHERTHTGIKPFECTDCGAKFTQNSALKKHHRTHTGEKLFACDQCDARFTHRYMLSYHKRSHTGEKPFICNACGKSFATKEYLRHHSIIHTGSKPYKCEQCGRGFAQKTSLQQHLKTHTGERPYSCKDCEKQFTQLNALQRHQRIHTGEKPYMCGLCNRTFTDKSTFRRHIMTHDTDAPWKNYLVVLEGNVEGKKPKAPAKGKAEKAGAGEKQSKAGGAAAAGVKAQAEAIVVPAEPVSLSADWTGHGTIALVSHGALGGITVIHTEVPPGTQIQPIVTTDSTGASVISIDGSAISVPFSLPVSMAHSIPMSSAASSSLSVPISLTVPVTETTLASETEVAPETDILEPDIQKIVVEKDCSTEQTAAVSSDG